A window from Kwoniella pini CBS 10737 chromosome 1, complete sequence encodes these proteins:
- a CDS encoding pre-mRNA-splicing factor CEF1, with the protein MVRIIIKGGVWRNTEDEILKAAISKYGKNQWARISSLLVRKTPKQCKARWYEWLDPSIKKVEWSKTEDEKLLHLAKLMPTQWRTIAPIVGRTATQCLERYQKLLDDAEAKDNEELGLGSGENVEARPAADVRGLKPGEIDTDPETRAARPDPIDMDDDEKEMLSEARARLANTQGKKAKRKARERQLEEARRLAFLQKKRELKAAGINLRPKKKKNGMDYNADIPFEKQPAPGFYDVAEENAKVYAAPVGQSLRALEGKRKQELEELEDKKKRQKGNDGKSNQTAQFVQAREAQIKKLKEQEQIIRRRKLNLPMPQVGEQELEDIVKIGQAGELARELVGGEGSGSKATEGLLGEYQTLSQARTARTPRTAPQEDNVLAEARNLRNMINAQTPLLGDENTPFHGADADVGTGFEGATPRRGTAPTPNPLATPARGGVMATPRTVGGVGATPSRTPRDNLSINDGDSIYSATPRDEKRRLAEARRVLKAGFEALPKPENNFELAETEEDEEEEEEAVPLSEEDAAERDRRLKAARELEERLELERRSLVVKKSLPRPINVNTYKILEELNAVEVDADSVMAAAFRMVNLEVAMLMKHDSIAHPLPGTSTPGGTASDYDMPEDDFVSAAKRAIHDELAGTLGLPGASDEQLKLAIGSSLTDDGEVDFEQIFATSWSSQEFQNELIYSPTSRKYVEKSTLSPEELKECYIASVATTKEKIINEATKASKAEKKLGKQLGGYQAINIKHKKQIMELMEEIQQSQRDLETFNMLRTLEEASAPARLEKIKEEVEVLERKERDLQARYAELNDERRERISKIEQLEEDKLVFEAQAALVAQGGGEEEIDAGDVQMNGD; encoded by the exons ATG GTacgaatcatcatcaaaggTGGTGTTTGGAGAAATACGGAGgatgaaattttgaaagCTGCAATCTCAAAGTACGGAAAGAAT CAATGGGCACGTATATCGTCCTTGTTAGTTCGTAAAACACCTAAACAATGTAAAGCAAGATGGTATGAATGGTTAGATCCTTCTATCAAAAAGGTCGAGTGGTCAAAG ACCGAAGATGAAAAGTTATTACATCTTGCCAAATTAATGCCTACACAATGGCGTACAATAGCACCTATAGTAGGAAGAACAGCTACACAATGTTTAGAAAGAtatcaaaaattattagatgatgCAGAAGcaaaagataatgaagaattaggtttAGGTTCAGGAGAAAATGTAGAAGCTAGACCTGCTGCAGATGTTAGAGGATTAAAACctggtgaaattgatacaGATCCTGAAACTAGAGCTGCAAGACCTGATCCAATAGatatggatgatgatgaaaaagaaatgttATCTGAAGCTAGAGCTAGATTAGCAAATACTCAAGGTAAAAAAGCTAAGAGGAAAGCAAGAGAAAGACaattagaagaagctaGACGATTGGCTTTCttacaaaagaagagagaatTAAAAGCTGCCGGCATAAA TTTGCGgccgaagaagaaaaagaatggaaTGGAT TATAATGCCGATATCCCATTTGAGAAACAGCCTGCACCTGGATTTTATGATGTAGCAGAGGAGAACGCTAAAGTGTATGCAGCTCCGGTTGGACAATCGCTTAGAGCTCTGGAAGGAAAGAGGAAGCAGGAGTTGGAGGAATTAGAGGATAAGAAGAAGCGACAAAAGGGCAATGACGGAAAGAGCAATCAGACTGCTCAATTTGTCCAAGCGAGAGAAGCTCAGATCAAAAAGTTGAAGGAACAAGAACAGATCATTAGGAGGAGGAAGCTCAACTTACCTATGCCTCAAGTAGGAGAACAAGAATTGGAGGATATAGTCAAGATCGGTCAAGCCGGTGAATTAGCTAGAGAATTGGTTGGCGGCGAGGGATCTGGAAGTAAAGCTACCGAAGGGTTGTTAGGAGAATATCAAACTCTGAGTCAGGCAAGGACTGCCAGGACACCGAGAACAGCACCGCAGGAGGACAATGTTTTGGCTGAAGCTCGAAATCTGCGGAACATGATTAACGCTCAAACACCTTTGCTCGGTGATGAGAATACCCCTTTCCATGGTGCCGATGCCGACGTTGGCACTGGTTTCGAGGGTGCGACTCCCCGACGCGGCACTGCTCCTACACCTAATCCTCTTGCCACTCCAGCTCGCGGCGGAGTCATGGCGACCCCTCGAACGGTCGGCGGAGTTGGCGCTACACCTTCGCGAACACCTCGAGACAATCTCAGCATCAACGATGGCGATTCAATCTACAGTGCGACTCCTCGAGATGAGAAACGACGCTTAGCTGAAGCTCGTCGAGTGCTAAAAGCCGGGTTCGAAGCTCTGCCCAAACCTGAAAACAACTTCGAGCTTGCTGAAACCGAAGAGGacgaggaagaggaagaagaagctgtgCCACTGTCAGAAGAAGACGCTGCCGAACGAGATAGAAGGCTCAAAGCCGCTCGCGAATTAGAGGAACGTTTGGAGctggaaagaagaagtttaGTGGTCAAGAAGAGTTTACCTCGGCCTATCAACGTCAACACGTACAAGATTCTCGAAGAGCTCAATGCCGTTGAAGTGGACGCCGATTCAGTCATGGCTGCCGCATTCAGAATGGTAAACCTCGAAGTTGCCATGCTGATGAAGCATGACTCTATCGCTCATCCTTTACCTGGAACTTCGACACCGGGTGGTACAGCTTCAGATTACGATATGccagaagatgatttcgtTTCTGCGGCTAAACGAGCTATTCATGATGAATTGGCAGGCACGTTGGGTTTACCAGGCGCATCGGACGAGCAACTCAAATTAGCTATCGGATCAAGTTTAACGGACGATGGGGAAGTAGATTTCGAGCAAATCTTCGCTACAAGTTGGTCATCTCAAGAATTCCAAAATGAGTTGATATATTCACCTACATCAAGAAAATACGTTGAAAAATCGACTTTATCGCcagaagaattgaaagaatgCTATATCGCTTCTGTTGCAACAACGAAGGAGAAAATCATAAATGAAGCTACCAAAGCTTctaaagctgaaaagaaGTTAGGCAAACAACTAGGTGGATATCAAGCGATTAACATCAAACATAAGAAACAAATTATGGAATTGATGGAAGAGATCCAACAATCCCAAAGAGATTTGGAAACTTTCAATATGCTTAGAACgcttgaagaagcttctGCACCTGCAAGATTGGAGAAGATAAAAGAGGAAGTAGAAGTTCTTgagaggaaagaaagggaTTTACAGGCTAGATATGCTGAGCTCAACGATGAGCGAAGAGAGAGGATAAGTAAGATTGAACAG cttgaagaagataaacTCGTGTTTGaagctcaagctgctcTGGTTGCACaaggtggtggtgaagaagaaattgatgcGGGAGATGTTCAGATGAATGGGGATTAG